The DNA region GCCAGCAATCACGGCTTCAATCTCCTCCTCGATCCGGTCATCGCGGTGGACGGTGAGCTACTCATTCAACGAGAACCGGTGCCTGACCTCGTGGGCAGAGTCGTCTCCGCCCCGGTCGATGCTGTGGAGCGGATCTATCCAGCCTCGAGGTGGCCCGAACGCTTCGGAGTCGCTATCCGTCAGATGGCTCCATGGGACGGCTCGAACGCTCACCCCACAGAGCTGGACGCACATATCGGCAGCTTCACTGACAAGGTCGAAACACTACTCGGCAGAGTTCAATTCGCCGCTGAATTCAAGATTAGACCGGAGGGCTGCTACGCGTGCCTCTGGACAGATTTCGTGCTGATCTCCGGTAGTTACATCGCTCGGTTGTCATTGTGGGTCACCGACTGAGAACCGCGCCCACATTGTCGAACTCGGCGCAGAACTAGGAGGCCAGGATCACTACGTCGATCGGGAGTGGTCGACCCCGCTACTTGGCACGCATGTGATTGTCGTGGAAAGTCGCGTCAGAGCGATGTTTTCCCTGTTCAGAGGCTATCGGTGGCTGGTTGGTTTGCGCAGCGCGCAACTGTTAGCCTCGGCCAGAGATAGCTGCTATTGCTGTAATTCGAAAGGCGGCGCATTACCGAGGGAGACAGTGACGAGATGGGCGCGAGGTTCGCGTTGGCACAACAATCCCACGGCGATACCGCGCCTTTTGTGGTCCGCAGGGTGGCGGTCCGGGTCGAGGCATTGGCCGCTCTGCTCGGGGCGGCGGTGGCGTGTCTGCTGATGATGGCCCCGCTCAACCTCGGGGGAAGCTCTGCAGGTGCCGTATGGAAAACGGATCTGCTGGTACTGGATTTGCCGCAGGCCGCTGCGGCGGGGGCGGCGTTCGCGATGGTGTCGGCGGCGTTGGTGGTCGCGCTCGGGCAGCGGACCGCGTGGATCGTCTCGGGCGGGAGCGCGATCGTGCTGCTGGCGGACGGGGTCTGGAATCGGGCGGTCACCACCGAGAACCTCGCCACCGCGAGCTATATCGACTGCATTCTCAGTGGCATCCTGCTCGGCGCGCTCGCGGTCGCGGTCCACGGCAAGCCGATTGCTACCGGTGCTTACCTGATCGGGGCGCTTGGCGCGATCGAAGTCGGCGACCAGACTCCGCTGCCGACCTCGGGTGGCGGAAATCCGATCATTCAATGGGTTTCGGTCGGAACACTGCCGGCGTGGCTGCTCGTGATCACGGCCCTGCTGCTGGCCGTCGGAGGCGCTCTGCAGCATGACGAGCCTGCGACTGAGCCGGAGAACACCACTCTGGCGATCGGCCCGACTCTGGCCGTACTCGTACTGGTCACCGCGACCACGCTGTCCACGGGATGGCTGGTGCGGCACGCGGGCACACCCGCGCAGATCGGGGTGATCGCGGCCATCATCATCGCCGCGGCCATGGTCGCAGCCCTGCTATTGCCGGGACGCGACGGCACTCTCGTCCTGCTGGCGGTGGCCGCGTCCAATGCGGGTAGCGCGATCATCGCTGTGCCCCGGCCGGATTGGAGCCTGCCGCTCCCGGTCCTCGCCGTGGTGGCGGGCCTGGCAACCGGACGGCGGTGGCGTTCCCCGTGGATCGCGTTGGCTGCGACGGGTGGACTGGCAGTCTTCGCGGCCCTCACCGCCGATGCGGCGCACCGGCACACGGTGATTCCGGTGCTCGGGGTGACCCTTGCGGCACTGATAGTCGGGTTCTGCTTCGGCGTGGCTGTGCCCAGGACCGCGGGCAGCACCGTGGTGGCGCTGGCGGTGATGATCGTGCCGGGCCTGGTAGTTGCGTTGCGCGGCAGCAGTTTCGGCCGGGTCGCCTACTCGCCGCGCTGGTATCGGGATCCGGACGGGGCCGTCTCCGCGATGCCCGGGTGGATGGCGCTGGTGATCACCCTTGGCTGCGCGGCCGCGATCTACCGGCTGTGGCAGATCCGGTCCCTGCGCGATCTGGCCGCGCCCGAGCCGACGTCCTGCGCCATCGTCACGGCCGATGGATCACGAGCGGGGCGAAAGACGGGAACGGTGTCGGTGACCGCGGGGGCGTGACGGTACGCCGCTCCCGCTCCAGGCGGCGCGCAATCATAATGCGCTGCAGTGTGTTCCGTTGCTACCGTCGTGGTGACCATCCTGGCCGAGGTGATTGTGGGTGCGCGACATGACGGACGAGGTAGGTATCGCCGAGCCCGAGAAAGCACACCGCAACGCTTTGTCGCTCGACGCGCAGCGCATCGAGTACATGGCCTACATCTGGGGCGGCGTGTATCGAATGGAATCGACGTGGTGGCGTCGCTTCCACACCGTGGTGAACGCTACCGCCGCTGTGCTGGCAGCGATCGCGGGCAGCGCCGGTCTGGCCTCATTGGTGAGCCACACGGTCGCCGGCGTCCTGGCGCTCGGCGCGGCAGCGATGTCGTCGGTGGCGGCCTCGGTAGGTGCTTCTACGCGATCCATAGCCGCGCAGTCGGCGGCGATCGCGAACATGGAGCTCAAGGAAGCCGCGCGACGCTTCTATTTCACTGCGGCCCGTATCTTCCGTTCGATGAGGTCCGCAAGGAGTTTGACGACCTCTGCGCGCACCGCAACCGAGTCGTCGCAGCGGTGCCGAGCACTCATCTACCCGCGTACCGGCGGAAGTATCGGCGGCTGAAGGCGCCGCTCGGGCAGCGGGTGGATCTCGACGAACTGATGCAGAAGCGCCGAGAGTGGTGAGCTGTGCGGGCGAGGTCCTCTGGAATTCGCGCTCGTCATCGCGCTGCCGATTCCTGACCTGCGGGGGCCTCGCTCGTGGTCGGTGGTTGCCAGCGCACATGTGCACGGACGGTCGTTCCGTGTTCGTCGAGCCAGCCGTGGGCCAGCGCGTAATCGAGCATGGCCGTGAATCGCTGCGGCCATTGCGGATCGTCGCCCAGCCGGCGGCCGAGCTCATCTTCGAGACGCTGGACGTGAAGCCAGGCATGGGTGCCGTCGAGCAGGCCCCACTGCTGCAGCATCGCGCCCAGGTCCAGATCGCCGGGGTGGGCGAGTACGACGACCGCCAGAGCGGTGAAGTCGGCGGGATCGTCGAGAGTCACTTCTGGCCGGCCGACGGGGTCGATAACGAGGTACACGACAGGTTCTCCTCAACGAGATCGGCCGCACGCACGGCTCATAGTTGGATCAACTGATCCAGAATCTGACCAGACCGGTCGGCCTTTGGTCAACCTAAATGACTGTTTTTACAAGGCATATCGGGGCGATTCCCACTGACCGGGACGCATAGTTTTGGATCAATTGATCCATGTTAGATCGATGGGGTCAGTTCGTGAGCACGCTCACCCGCGCGACTGAATGCGAATGCTCAATCCGATAGGGCCGCCCGCAACCGTGCGGCCAGCGCGCCAGCCTGTTCCGGCGTCCACGCCAGCACACCGTTCTCCGCCATCAACGCGTGGAACTGCTGCTCGTGATACGGGACGCCAGGAGGCAACGGTGAGATATGCCAGTGCACATGGGAATTGCCTTGCTGGCTGCCCAGGCTCAGCAGATAGGTACGTTCGACCTCAATCGTCGCTTCCACTGCCCTCGCGACTCGAGGGCGACGACCCCGTGCCATCCGTCGCTGCCCGAGCTGGCAACCACCTCGCAGGTGAAACAGGGACTCGACCGAACGCGCCGAACATAGGCTTCCAAATCGAACGGAATGCGTTGCATACCAGATGATTCTGCCGATGCTGTTTCGACGCGGCCTGGCTTTCGACATCCTCGGGCCGCCCTCGCATCGGCAGTTCAGTGGGTTCGCCAACCTCAGACCACCACGGACACTTGACCTTCGCCTGTCAGCTCGAAAGGAAGCTGTCCCCTGCGGAGATGCCGCCCCTCGTGGACTCGGGGAGGGGTCCGCGTCGGTATTCCTCGGGATACGTGATGCGCCACTGTTACCAATCCAGATACCTGTCGCCGACCTTTTCCCGGTAGGCGGCGATCTTCGCCGAAGCCGAAGACCAGGTCCATGTGGCCCGCTACGTGGGTTATGACGCACCCGACGCCCGAATCACCGGCGAGGGTGCGTGCTATGTGGAAGTCGGAGATGGCTTGATGGCCACACCCGTGATCAGCGGTCGAACAATCGGGGGCATTCCCCGCCACACCATTTCTTGCACGTCGTCGAGCTTCAGCCCCGACGCCCGGATCCGTTCGAGGGTGGCGCGGTTGCAATGGCAGCCCTCCGCGAACCGGCGCCACGGGCCGGCGAGGCGGTCTTGCCAAAGGGAAAGTCGCGGCGACTCGGAACGTACGTGCTCGAGAAACAGCAGCTGGCCACCAGGGCGCAACACGCGCCCGATCTCCCGCAACACCGGATCAGGGTCATCGACAGTGCACAATACGAGCGTTGAGACGACCGTATCCACGGTTCCATCCGCGAACGGCAATTGTTCCGCCGATGCGTCGAGCACGCGTGCGTGAGGTCGACTGCGACGCATCCTCCGCGTCAACCGTGTCCTCATCGCGGGCTCCGGTTCGGTCAAGATCAGCTCGTCGAGGCCATCCGGGTAATACCCCAGGTTGAGGCCGGTACCGCTGCCAAGCTCGACAGTCCGCCCCCTTGCACGGCCGACCAAATTTCGCCGACGAGCGCTCATCCCCGCCTTCTCGCCCAGCCACAGCAGCGGGTCGTACAGCGCCGCGAAAACCCGGGCCCACAGGTCCGAGCCCTGCACACCTGCCGCCGGTAGGGCGCCACTGCTCACAGACTCGACGTTACGCCTCGGGACAGCGTCGCGTATCCCGGCTTGTCGAGCGGGGCGATAACGGCTACCGGTGCGTGCGTCCGTCGCAGTTCGATCAGTATCGAAAGCGGGCCGTGTCTCCGTTGATGCGTATGAGAATTTCCGTCAGTTGGGGACCGCCGTCGATCGGCACGAGGGCAAGTTCCAGTGCCTGTATCGTCTCGTCCGCTTCCGAGGCCGCCACCTGGTCGCCGCGTCGCCAAGCGTCCCGAGAAGCGGCGAACAACGGCTGGAGGTCTGGCCATCCAGGTCCTGGCTCGAACACGCAGTCTGTCCAGAACATATCGACGGTGCCCTGGGTCAGGACGCCGATGACTTCATCTGCCCGCACGAGCCGCCAACTGGGATCTGTCATCACTCTTCTCTTCACTGGGTACGGCACGCTCGTGCTGGAAAACTCACTGGTGACCGATTCCGCTCGCCATTACTGTTGCGCGCGTTA from Nocardia tengchongensis includes:
- a CDS encoding class I SAM-dependent methyltransferase, which translates into the protein MSSGALPAAGVQGSDLWARVFAALYDPLLWLGEKAGMSARRRNLVGRARGRTVELGSGTGLNLGYYPDGLDELILTEPEPAMRTRLTRRMRRSRPHARVLDASAEQLPFADGTVDTVVSTLVLCTVDDPDPVLREIGRVLRPGGQLLFLEHVRSESPRLSLWQDRLAGPWRRFAEGCHCNRATLERIRASGLKLDDVQEMVWRGMPPIVRPLITGVAIKPSPTST